TGACAGGTTGTGATCGGCCAGCCAAAGCGGAGAGTGTCAGTGGCGGTAGCGGCACCATCGAAGCCATTAACCATACCCACTGGGCGATTAATCATTTCAGCGTCGACGGGCAGTCGGGGCTGGACATTATCGGACCCTGGCAGGGGGGCGGCGGTGGTTGCTGCTACGGGGTACCAGCGAAATGGAAACCGGGAATGACGGTGAAAGTGGACTGGGAAACGGGTGTGGGTGATATGGATGGATTTCCTGGATTTGATAAATGGGATGCGTATCTCGCATGGGAAAAAAAAATGAAGGCTCAGAACCGGGAACATAGCCGGATAGTGCCTGTTCCCGATTATACCGGGCAAAAAACCTGCGGTATCAAGGTCCACTTCTTACCCTGCGATCAGATAAAAGTGACCACCAGCT
Above is a genomic segment from Enterobacter sp. C2 containing:
- a CDS encoding DUF3304 domain-containing protein, with translation MSTMKPDLGWYPPQFPEQGRWLVRLIFVAVAILLTGCDRPAKAESVSGGSGTIEAINHTHWAINHFSVDGQSGLDIIGPWQGGGGGCCYGVPAKWKPGMTVKVDWETGVGDMDGFPGFDKWDAYLAWEKKMKAQNREHSRIVPVPDYTGQKTCGIKVHFLPCDQIKVTTSCYDYGNPNYPIKDPIRMEEPKVCPQ